One Phocaeicola dorei genomic region harbors:
- a CDS encoding sulfatase, which produces MQLKYTLFSSISMLAFSSLSVFSQTEKMNVLFLMADDMRPELGCYGVKEVKTPNIDRFAASGLLFQNAYCNIPVSGASRASLLTGVYPHYPDRFVNYSAYASKDCPTAIPISRWFTSHGYYTISNGKVFHHLSDHANSWSEPPYRKHPDGYDVYWAEYNKWELWMNEVSARTINPKTMRGPFCEWAEVPDTAYDDGKLALKAIADLKRLKEQGKPFFMACGFWKPHLPFNAPKKYWDLYDREKIPVANNRFRPAGLPDEVKNSGEIYAYARTTTADDIYFQKEAKHGYYACLSYVDAQIGKVLDALDELGLANNTIVVLLGDHGWHLGEHNFLGKHNLMDRSTHVPLIVRVPGLKKGKTKSMVEFVDLYPTLCELCHLPIPKNQLNGTSFVPILTNLKAKIKDQVYIQWEGGDNAVSNRYNYAEWKQKEKIHSRMLFDHHIDPEENKNRVNERKYRSEINKLSSFLKAKKETLMKSQ; this is translated from the coding sequence ATGCAGTTAAAATATACTTTGTTTTCAAGCATTTCAATGCTTGCCTTCTCTTCTCTGTCTGTATTTTCACAGACAGAGAAAATGAACGTTCTATTCTTGATGGCAGACGATATGCGCCCTGAGTTAGGATGCTATGGAGTAAAAGAAGTAAAGACCCCCAATATCGATCGTTTTGCCGCCAGCGGGTTATTATTTCAGAACGCTTACTGTAATATCCCAGTAAGTGGAGCTTCACGCGCCAGTTTATTGACAGGAGTGTATCCACACTATCCAGATCGCTTTGTCAACTATTCCGCTTATGCCAGCAAAGATTGCCCAACCGCAATTCCGATATCAAGATGGTTTACATCACATGGCTATTACACAATCTCAAACGGCAAGGTTTTCCACCATCTTTCAGATCATGCTAATTCATGGAGTGAACCTCCTTACCGTAAACATCCCGACGGATATGATGTATATTGGGCAGAATACAATAAATGGGAATTATGGATGAATGAAGTCTCCGCACGAACTATCAATCCCAAAACAATGCGAGGGCCTTTTTGTGAGTGGGCTGAAGTACCTGACACCGCTTATGATGACGGAAAACTGGCATTAAAAGCCATTGCAGACTTAAAACGTTTAAAAGAACAAGGAAAACCTTTCTTTATGGCATGTGGATTTTGGAAGCCACATTTACCTTTTAATGCCCCTAAAAAATATTGGGATTTATATGACCGAGAGAAAATTCCAGTTGCCAATAATCGTTTTCGCCCTGCAGGCTTGCCGGATGAAGTTAAAAACTCTGGAGAAATCTATGCTTACGCACGTACTACCACAGCAGATGATATCTATTTTCAGAAAGAAGCCAAACACGGATATTATGCCTGTTTAAGCTATGTTGACGCCCAAATAGGAAAAGTGCTGGATGCCCTGGATGAGCTAGGTTTAGCAAATAATACCATCGTTGTATTACTAGGAGACCATGGCTGGCATCTAGGGGAACACAACTTTCTCGGTAAGCATAATTTAATGGATCGTTCTACTCACGTTCCTTTAATTGTACGTGTTCCCGGATTGAAAAAAGGAAAAACTAAGTCCATGGTAGAATTCGTAGATTTATATCCAACACTATGTGAACTTTGTCATTTGCCCATACCAAAGAATCAATTAAATGGCACTAGTTTTGTTCCTATTTTAACAAATTTAAAAGCAAAAATAAAAGACCAAGTATATATCCAATGGGAAGGGGGAGACAATGCTGTTAGCAATAGATACAACTATGCGGAATGGAAACAAAAAGAAAAGATTCATTCCCGAATGTTGTTTGACCATCACATAGATCCAGAAGAAAATAAGAACAGGGTCAACGAACGAAAGTATAGAAGCGAAATAAATAAGCTCTCTTCATTTTTAAAGGCTAAAAAAGAAACTTTAATGAAATCACAATGA
- a CDS encoding RagB/SusD family nutrient uptake outer membrane protein: MKKYIVGVGLFLLMNSCLNNDFMEVYPKDQQTELTSFRSYENFKTYAWGLYNVFFGYAYKTGQTDEIFKGDYEADNMIKHVSGNESQWAYQKAKVPASSDSWDYEYIRRVNLMLDNIDQSSMNDAEKAHWRSVGYFFRAYKYFKMLSLYGDLPWVEHALSEDSEELYSPRDPRDVVAQNILNNLKYAEEHIKVDGDGNNTINRAVVQSLISRFCLFEGTWRKYHALQNATTYLEECTRASKEVMNKYTTLHPNYEELFNSESLDGINGIILYKEYATSQLCHGLTRMVRTGESQIEATKDAVDSYLCSDGHPIKNSSTYGGDKDVYAQFRNRDYRLYHTVCPPYMVSLASASTTQWKFTDNPSEREYIDLMATISKETYHRLPTSNFKGFITKGQPHFKNVNWGQGWNASQMGFWVWKYYNTHTDASTANGVCTTDAPLFRLGEILLNYAEAMYELGQFDQSIADETINKLRKRAHVADMVLTDITTDFDPDRDQDVNPLLWEIRRERRVELMGEGTRLDDLRRWKKGHYVDKQPTGVYLKNASEFNVKVMNGPSNNEGYVYYFEKPLGWLEHYYLNPIPLNQLALNPALEQNPGWENNK, translated from the coding sequence ATGAAAAAATATATAGTAGGAGTAGGACTCTTCCTGTTGATGAATTCTTGTTTAAATAATGATTTTATGGAGGTATATCCCAAAGATCAACAAACGGAATTAACCTCTTTCCGATCATATGAAAACTTCAAGACTTACGCTTGGGGACTGTATAACGTCTTTTTCGGCTATGCATATAAAACAGGACAAACTGATGAGATTTTTAAAGGAGATTATGAAGCTGACAATATGATCAAGCATGTCTCAGGCAATGAAAGTCAATGGGCGTATCAGAAAGCTAAGGTACCTGCGTCTTCTGATTCATGGGACTATGAATATATCCGCCGGGTGAATTTAATGTTGGACAATATAGACCAGTCATCCATGAATGATGCAGAAAAAGCACATTGGAGAAGTGTTGGATATTTTTTTCGCGCTTATAAATATTTTAAAATGCTATCTCTATATGGAGATTTACCATGGGTAGAACATGCTTTATCAGAAGACAGCGAGGAACTATATTCCCCTAGAGACCCACGGGATGTTGTAGCCCAAAATATTCTGAATAACTTGAAATATGCAGAAGAACATATCAAGGTAGACGGAGATGGCAATAATACGATCAATCGAGCTGTAGTACAATCATTAATTTCCCGTTTTTGTTTATTTGAAGGTACATGGAGAAAATATCATGCCCTACAAAATGCCACAACCTATTTAGAAGAATGTACACGGGCTTCCAAGGAAGTCATGAATAAATATACTACCCTACATCCCAACTATGAAGAACTTTTCAACTCAGAGTCTTTAGATGGCATAAATGGAATTATTCTATACAAAGAGTATGCTACCAGCCAGCTATGCCATGGGCTCACACGTATGGTAAGAACCGGCGAATCACAAATAGAAGCAACCAAAGATGCTGTAGACAGTTATTTGTGCAGTGACGGACATCCTATCAAAAACAGTTCCACATACGGAGGTGATAAAGATGTATATGCACAGTTCCGCAACCGGGATTATCGTTTATATCACACAGTATGTCCTCCCTATATGGTAAGTCTAGCAAGTGCCTCTACCACTCAATGGAAGTTCACAGACAATCCCTCTGAACGTGAATATATTGACTTGATGGCAACAATTTCTAAAGAAACTTATCACCGGTTGCCGACATCTAATTTCAAAGGTTTTATAACCAAAGGGCAACCTCATTTCAAAAATGTCAATTGGGGACAGGGATGGAATGCCAGCCAAATGGGTTTCTGGGTATGGAAATACTATAATACTCATACCGATGCCAGCACTGCCAATGGAGTTTGTACTACAGACGCTCCCCTATTCAGACTCGGTGAGATACTGTTGAATTATGCCGAAGCAATGTATGAACTAGGGCAATTCGATCAATCTATAGCAGATGAAACTATTAATAAACTGAGAAAACGTGCTCACGTGGCCGATATGGTCTTGACAGATATTACCACAGATTTTGATCCTGACAGAGATCAAGATGTAAATCCGTTACTATGGGAAATCCGCCGTGAACGCCGCGTTGAATTAATGGGTGAAGGAACTCGTCTGGACGATTTACGCCGCTGGAAAAAAGGACATTACGTAGACAAACAACCTACTGGGGTCTATTTAAAAAATGCAAGTGAATTTAATGTAAAAGTTATGAATGGTCCCTCCAACAATGAAGGATATGTATATTATTTTGAGAAACCCCTAGGATGGTTGGAACATTACTATCTAAATCCAATTCCTCTAAATCAATTGGCACTCAATCCTGCTCTAGAACAAAATCCTGGATGGGAAAACAATAAATAA
- a CDS encoding SusC/RagA family TonB-linked outer membrane protein, which produces MKNKHAQLKLFTLFSLLLLFCTFESMAQEKLITINVKNVSLKEIFNIIENQTPYRFSYRSVVLDADRNISISAENISVTTVLNQALKDRNLEYSIVSPKTIVISDKQTGNVKSSETKKISGIIKDVNGEPIIGANVKIKGQSIGTITDIDGRFVLDASTDATLQISYIGYASLEMNTGNKKELNIVLKEDTETLEEVVVVGYGVQKKANLTGAVSSVKMDEILGDRPVTSVSNVLMGAMPGLQVTGTSGQPGAEMSFNIRGVNSINEGAPLVLVDNVEMDINMLDPNDIESISVLKDAASSAIYGARAAFGVILVTTKKGMKDTRFSINYSNNFSFSKPSNLPHKATPLQTVQAYKDMGTVSYQTGQNVDTWLELLKEYDTNSGNYPDGYAVVDGLRYSLQETDLLNDMMETGFQQTHNISVGGGNKSISYRMSAGMVDQNGILVTDKDSYKRYNISSYIRSDIHSWITPELDIKYANSHSELPYTSASYGIWGAAVAFPSYFPLGNMELDGEILPINTPHNFINLSAPKENDRNDLRIFGKLTITPFKDLKIIGEYTFNRKTREITTFDKKFNYAHGANFRKEQSVSNSKYEIENRATNYNAFNVYANYNKTLGKHDIGIMAGFNQESNAYKMMKASRTDMINEDLPSLSQATGDYKNSDEFEEYHVRGVFYRINYSYAGKYLLETNGRYDGSSKFPKENRFGFFPSVSIGWRVSEEQFMEWSKVFLSNLKLRGSYGNIGNQSIEPYAFIPGMDSPLANWVVNGQATTTLAPPALVSNSFTWEKVSTLDFGFDLGLFNNRLNVVFDWYQRDTKGMLAPGMELPGVLGAKAPLQNSADLRAKGWEISLDWNDRIGNVQYYLGFNLYDSRTKITKYDNEVGLLGKDSDGNLIYRKGMELGEIWGYTTDRLYTTEDFDSQGKLKNNIPKMEGYNPNPGDILYVDFDGNGIINNGKNTSNEPGDTHIIGNDTRRYQYGIRGGAAWKGISLSFILQGVGKRDLWLMNELFYPHYDAYSTLFDSQLNYWTPEHTNSYFPRLYEKAEGNTKANQKTQTRFLQNGAYLSIRNISLSYTFPIKLIKPLGITNLSVFFSGENLFTFDHLPKGIDAERVVTDNLGQRGFTYPYMRQFSFGINLSL; this is translated from the coding sequence ATGAAAAACAAACACGCACAACTGAAGTTGTTCACTTTGTTTTCGTTATTGCTTCTTTTCTGTACATTCGAATCTATGGCACAGGAAAAACTAATAACGATAAACGTAAAAAATGTATCATTAAAAGAGATCTTTAACATTATCGAGAATCAAACGCCCTATCGTTTTTCTTATCGTAGTGTTGTTCTAGATGCTGACCGAAATATTTCGATATCAGCGGAAAATATTTCGGTCACTACCGTTCTGAATCAAGCTTTAAAAGACAGAAATCTAGAATATAGTATTGTTTCACCTAAAACAATCGTTATTTCGGACAAGCAAACCGGCAATGTAAAATCATCTGAAACAAAAAAAATATCCGGCATCATTAAAGATGTGAATGGCGAACCGATTATAGGTGCTAACGTAAAAATTAAAGGACAATCTATAGGCACGATTACAGATATAGACGGACGGTTTGTACTAGATGCCTCAACCGATGCGACATTGCAAATTTCCTACATTGGATATGCCTCACTGGAAATGAACACCGGAAATAAAAAAGAACTAAATATTGTTTTAAAAGAAGATACTGAAACTTTAGAAGAAGTAGTAGTGGTCGGATACGGTGTACAAAAAAAGGCCAACCTGACAGGAGCAGTAAGCAGTGTAAAAATGGATGAAATATTGGGGGATCGGCCTGTTACTTCGGTAAGTAATGTACTGATGGGAGCAATGCCGGGATTGCAAGTAACAGGTACATCAGGCCAACCCGGTGCTGAAATGTCTTTCAATATCCGGGGAGTAAACAGCATCAATGAAGGTGCCCCGCTCGTATTAGTTGACAATGTAGAGATGGACATAAATATGCTGGATCCTAATGATATTGAATCTATCTCTGTATTGAAAGATGCCGCATCATCGGCTATTTACGGTGCACGCGCTGCATTCGGAGTTATCCTAGTCACCACTAAAAAGGGAATGAAAGACACTCGCTTCTCTATCAACTACTCTAATAACTTCTCATTCAGTAAGCCTAGTAATTTACCCCACAAAGCAACTCCGTTACAAACAGTACAAGCTTATAAAGATATGGGAACAGTATCATATCAAACAGGACAAAATGTAGATACCTGGTTGGAGTTATTGAAAGAATATGATACTAATTCAGGCAATTATCCTGACGGTTATGCCGTAGTAGACGGACTTCGATACAGTTTACAAGAAACGGATCTCTTAAACGATATGATGGAAACAGGTTTTCAACAAACACATAATATTTCTGTTGGAGGAGGTAATAAATCAATATCTTACAGAATGTCAGCTGGGATGGTGGATCAAAACGGAATTCTTGTTACAGATAAAGACTCATACAAACGTTATAATATATCATCTTACATCCGTTCCGATATTCATTCCTGGATTACTCCGGAATTAGACATCAAATATGCGAATTCACATTCAGAACTTCCCTATACTTCAGCTTCTTATGGTATTTGGGGAGCAGCAGTAGCCTTTCCATCTTATTTTCCATTAGGTAATATGGAACTAGACGGTGAAATCTTGCCTATCAATACTCCTCATAATTTCATTAATCTGTCAGCACCTAAAGAAAATGACAGAAACGACTTACGCATCTTTGGCAAGCTGACTATTACTCCGTTCAAAGATCTGAAAATAATCGGTGAATATACATTTAATAGAAAGACTAGAGAAATCACAACTTTCGATAAGAAATTTAATTATGCTCACGGAGCTAACTTCCGCAAGGAACAGTCTGTTTCAAATTCGAAATATGAAATAGAAAATCGGGCGACCAATTATAATGCTTTTAATGTATATGCCAATTACAACAAAACATTAGGTAAACATGACATTGGAATTATGGCTGGTTTCAATCAGGAAAGCAATGCCTATAAGATGATGAAAGCGTCACGCACAGATATGATTAACGAAGATTTACCCTCATTATCACAAGCTACAGGAGATTATAAAAACAGTGATGAATTTGAGGAATACCATGTCAGAGGAGTATTCTATAGGATAAATTACTCTTATGCCGGTAAATATTTACTCGAAACAAACGGGCGTTATGATGGTTCTTCGAAATTCCCTAAAGAAAATCGTTTCGGCTTCTTTCCTTCTGTTTCCATAGGCTGGCGTGTCAGTGAAGAGCAATTTATGGAATGGAGTAAAGTTTTTCTTTCTAACTTAAAATTGAGAGGTTCTTATGGTAATATCGGTAATCAAAGTATAGAACCTTATGCTTTTATTCCTGGCATGGATTCTCCATTGGCTAATTGGGTTGTAAACGGACAAGCTACTACAACATTGGCCCCTCCAGCTCTAGTCAGCAATAGTTTCACTTGGGAAAAAGTTAGTACTTTGGATTTCGGGTTTGACCTAGGGCTGTTTAATAACCGCCTAAATGTTGTATTTGATTGGTACCAACGGGATACAAAAGGAATGTTGGCTCCAGGTATGGAACTTCCAGGAGTATTGGGTGCCAAAGCCCCATTACAAAACTCTGCCGATTTACGCGCCAAAGGTTGGGAAATATCCTTGGATTGGAATGACCGTATCGGCAATGTGCAATATTATTTAGGTTTTAACCTATATGACTCGCGTACGAAAATCACAAAATACGACAATGAGGTAGGCTTACTAGGAAAAGATTCGGATGGCAATCTGATTTACCGAAAAGGAATGGAATTAGGTGAAATATGGGGGTATACTACAGACCGCTTATATACTACCGAAGATTTTGACAGTCAAGGAAAGTTAAAAAACAATATTCCCAAAATGGAAGGTTATAATCCCAATCCGGGAGATATACTTTATGTGGATTTTGATGGAAATGGTATTATAAACAATGGTAAAAACACGTCAAACGAACCAGGCGATACTCATATTATCGGTAATGATACTCGCAGATATCAGTACGGAATTCGTGGTGGCGCAGCATGGAAAGGTATTTCATTGTCATTTATTTTACAAGGAGTCGGCAAACGGGATCTTTGGCTTATGAATGAGCTATTCTATCCACATTACGATGCTTACTCAACTTTGTTTGACTCTCAATTGAATTACTGGACTCCAGAACATACAAATAGTTATTTTCCACGTTTATATGAAAAGGCAGAAGGAAATACTAAAGCCAATCAAAAAACACAAACCCGTTTTTTGCAAAATGGGGCGTATTTGAGCATACGCAATATCAGTTTATCATATACCTTCCCCATAAAACTGATCAAGCCACTGGGTATTACTAACTTATCAGTATTTTTTAGTGGAGAAAACCTCTTTACATTTGATCATCTGCCCAAAGGGATAGATGCTGAACGTGTAGTAACAGACAATTTGGGACAACGTGGATTTACTTATCCTTATATGCGTCAATTCTCATTTGGTATTAATTTAAGTTTATAA
- a CDS encoding FecR family protein, whose product MKKLETKYRNDELSPAELQELRNRIKSMSDYEIGEEMYQTWMNEKIDVTSVPDKQIDKIKAQIENSIKEEKSNGFDFSRIIQIAATILLPVFIILSGYLYYENRQIATKEMIVCTARGERASVTLPDGTAVSLNSESRLAYFPQTYNKKERKISFDGEGYFQIDKNKEVPFIIDAQGLQVKVLGTTFNLLVRKDHKTAELALEEGSVWLGATQSHKNVILHPKQKAILDQSTGNIFIIAEEDTQKISAWRHGNMIFRNTKFSEVIHTIEQSYNVRINITCKNCPTDTFTGTLPLTNLNEVLEVIEKSYHLKAQIKGKEIILTDI is encoded by the coding sequence ATGAAGAAACTTGAAACCAAATATAGGAATGACGAACTATCCCCGGCGGAGTTACAGGAACTCAGAAATAGAATTAAATCCATGTCGGACTATGAAATAGGGGAAGAAATGTATCAAACTTGGATGAATGAAAAAATTGATGTCACTTCCGTTCCCGACAAACAAATAGACAAAATAAAGGCACAGATCGAAAATTCCATAAAAGAAGAAAAAAGCAATGGCTTCGATTTTAGTCGTATAATCCAGATTGCCGCTACTATATTATTGCCTGTATTCATTATACTTTCCGGCTATCTGTATTATGAGAACAGACAAATTGCCACCAAAGAAATGATTGTCTGTACAGCTCGAGGAGAACGGGCAAGTGTCACTCTTCCGGACGGCACCGCTGTTTCTCTGAATTCAGAATCCAGGTTAGCATACTTCCCCCAAACCTATAACAAAAAAGAAAGGAAAATCAGCTTTGATGGAGAAGGTTATTTTCAGATCGATAAAAACAAGGAAGTACCTTTTATCATAGATGCCCAAGGACTACAAGTAAAGGTACTGGGAACTACTTTTAATCTTTTAGTACGAAAGGATCATAAAACAGCCGAACTGGCCCTAGAGGAAGGAAGCGTATGGCTTGGTGCAACTCAAAGTCATAAGAATGTAATCCTTCACCCGAAACAAAAGGCAATATTAGACCAATCAACAGGTAATATTTTCATCATTGCAGAAGAGGACACCCAAAAAATATCAGCATGGAGACATGGCAACATGATATTCAGAAATACTAAATTCTCTGAAGTCATCCATACTATTGAACAAAGCTATAATGTTCGAATCAACATCACCTGTAAAAACTGTCCCACCGACACTTTTACCGGTACACTACCTCTTACCAATTTAAACGAAGTGCTGGAAGTAATTGAAAAGTCCTATCATCTTAAGGCGCAAATCAAAGGCAAAGAAATTATTTTGACTGACATTTGA
- a CDS encoding RNA polymerase sigma-70 factor → MEEHIENIERHLIHDLKQGSHKAFDKIYQMYSKRLYAYSLQFTKSSEESEEIVQEVFVKLWSNRINIRQDETLRSLLFIMAKHRLINAYRQKINHPIYEEYIYHIDTLSTEDTHYKLEYNEFLFRFLKTIEKLPDTQQKVIRLSRFKQLSNKEIAEKLSLSEQTVKNQLSLGLKTLKEKLNKIWLLLMLLFIN, encoded by the coding sequence TTGGAAGAGCACATAGAAAATATAGAACGACACTTGATTCATGACTTAAAACAAGGATCGCATAAGGCATTTGACAAAATTTATCAAATGTACTCCAAACGCCTGTATGCTTATAGTTTACAATTTACCAAATCTTCCGAAGAATCAGAGGAAATCGTACAAGAGGTTTTTGTAAAACTGTGGTCTAACCGTATAAATATAAGACAAGATGAAACATTACGTTCTCTACTTTTTATTATGGCTAAACACCGTCTCATCAATGCATACCGTCAGAAAATAAACCATCCCATATATGAAGAATACATTTATCATATAGATACCCTGTCAACCGAGGACACTCATTACAAGCTGGAATATAATGAATTCCTATTCAGATTCCTCAAAACAATAGAAAAGCTCCCAGACACTCAGCAAAAAGTAATTCGTCTATCCCGGTTCAAACAGTTATCCAATAAAGAAATAGCAGAAAAACTTTCTTTAAGCGAACAAACCGTAAAAAACCAGCTTTCACTAGGACTTAAGACCCTAAAGGAGAAATTAAACAAAATATGGTTACTTCTAATGTTACTTTTTATTAATTAG
- a CDS encoding glycoside hydrolase family 43 protein, whose product MRNIIITRSFIFLNRKIKRLLLLLVTIFLCARMMGETIIPDSISNPIRTGFHPDPSICRVGEDYYLVTSSFTWFPGLPIYHSRDLTNWSLIGHALTNPKAIDFNGMTDNDGIWAPTLRYHNGTFYLITTAHGCGGNFYMTAKNPAGPWSDPVWLKDAPGIDPSLFFDEDGRCYYTGNRWDFKSAWPAQCAVWMQELDLQKRCLVGERKTLAYGHAANAKYAEGPHLYKIKDHYLLLMAEGGSDYNHAVTALTAKSLWGPYVPCTVNPVLTHRHLGKDYPVQSLGHADLVQTPTGDWYAVFLGKRIVEGGLVPLGRETFLCEVSFQNGEPIFNPGIGVIGNRLKRPPLPWTPVSKTDKQNDFESSALSPEWATMRIPEQPFHHFADGNLFLSLRPEMADSLVCPSMLLRRVHSHNFSATTTMSFSTRRVNEWAGLVLYRTAKGYYSLLKGKNEIRLTKVLLGKKTIIATLPWKEKSVILRLVAKGATLTFYAGLSNDMLYQVGEVQSVDAVSDNKVNRFNGTGVGIYATSNGKQSINKASYQWFEYKEEN is encoded by the coding sequence ATGAGAAATATTATAATAACGCGCAGTTTCATATTTCTAAACAGAAAAATAAAAAGATTACTTTTACTGTTAGTTACTATTTTTTTGTGTGCAAGAATGATGGGAGAAACGATTATTCCGGATTCCATTTCCAATCCCATTCGCACGGGATTCCATCCAGATCCTTCCATCTGCCGGGTAGGAGAAGATTATTATTTAGTCACTTCATCATTCACATGGTTTCCCGGACTTCCTATTTATCACAGCCGTGACCTGACTAACTGGTCGCTTATCGGTCATGCATTAACCAATCCCAAGGCTATCGACTTTAACGGTATGACGGATAATGACGGCATCTGGGCCCCCACTTTGCGTTATCATAATGGAACATTCTATCTTATCACCACAGCTCATGGCTGTGGTGGCAATTTCTACATGACAGCCAAGAATCCGGCCGGTCCCTGGTCGGATCCGGTGTGGCTGAAAGATGCTCCCGGCATTGACCCTTCTCTTTTTTTTGATGAGGACGGACGCTGTTATTATACAGGCAATCGCTGGGATTTTAAGAGCGCATGGCCTGCCCAGTGTGCCGTATGGATGCAGGAGCTGGACCTCCAAAAAAGATGTCTGGTCGGAGAACGAAAAACATTGGCCTATGGTCATGCGGCTAATGCAAAATACGCCGAAGGGCCTCATTTATACAAAATAAAGGACCACTATCTATTGTTGATGGCTGAAGGAGGATCGGATTATAACCATGCTGTTACCGCCCTCACTGCTAAATCCCTCTGGGGACCGTATGTACCTTGTACCGTCAATCCCGTATTGACACACCGCCATCTTGGCAAGGACTACCCTGTGCAGTCTCTCGGACATGCCGATCTGGTACAGACACCGACCGGAGATTGGTATGCTGTGTTTCTCGGTAAACGAATTGTGGAAGGAGGACTGGTGCCTTTAGGACGCGAAACCTTTCTTTGTGAGGTGAGTTTTCAAAACGGTGAACCTATCTTCAATCCCGGCATTGGTGTTATCGGAAACCGGTTGAAACGTCCACCTTTACCATGGACGCCGGTGTCGAAGACAGATAAACAGAATGATTTTGAAAGTTCTGCTTTATCACCGGAATGGGCTACAATGCGTATCCCTGAGCAACCTTTCCATCATTTTGCCGATGGCAACTTGTTTTTGTCTCTCCGACCTGAGATGGCAGACAGTCTGGTATGTCCCTCCATGCTTCTGCGCCGTGTACATTCCCATAATTTTTCTGCCACCACGACAATGAGTTTCTCCACCCGTCGGGTGAACGAATGGGCGGGCTTGGTTCTGTATCGTACAGCTAAAGGCTATTATTCATTACTGAAAGGAAAGAATGAAATCCGTTTGACAAAAGTACTTCTAGGCAAAAAAACAATAATTGCGACACTGCCTTGGAAGGAAAAATCTGTCATATTACGCTTGGTAGCCAAAGGAGCTACATTAACATTCTATGCCGGTTTGTCAAATGATATGCTTTATCAAGTGGGAGAGGTACAAAGTGTAGATGCTGTGTCGGATAATAAGGTCAACCGCTTTAATGGTACGGGAGTCGGAATATATGCGACAAGTAATGGAAAACAATCGATAAATAAAGCATCATACCAATGGTTTGAATATAAGGAAGAGAATTAG